GGTGGTGGCCGCTCATGCGCTCAGTCTATCGGCGGTACCGGCACCGAAAATTCCGGTTCCGGCACCGCCGATCCATCAGATGCTGTATTCGGGTGCTGCCCAGACCACAACTTCAGGGTGCTCGTAGAAGCGGTAGCCCTGGCCGCGGACTGTCCGCACCGTGTTCGCCAACCGGCCGAGCTTTGAACGGAGACGGCGGATGTGCACGTCAATGGTCCGCTCGTTCGGCACTTCCTCGGCATTGCGCCACAGGCCTGCCAGGAGTTCCTCGCGGCCAACGGTCCGGGTGGCGTTCTCCACGAGGTAGTTGAGCAGTTCGAATTCCTTGAAGGTCAGGTTCAGGGTGTCGCCGTCCAAGTGCACTTCACGGCGGGAGAGATCGATCAGGACGCCGGAGGGACGCGGTGCCGTCTGCGCCTGGACCTGCGGGGCCTCCGGACGGTGCCGGCGCTGCGCCGTCGGGTCGCCCAGTGCCTGGCGCACGACGTCGATATCGGCGCCCGCCGCCTCGGCCGGGGCCAGCGCAACGGCGGCGTGGCTCTGCGCTCCGGGGCACAGCGTCTGGATGTAGGCGCGCACTTCCTGGGCAAGTTTGGTCAGGGATGTACCGTTGGCTGCTGCCGTGTCCTCGTCGAGACCCACATAGATCACGAAGCCGCGGGCCACGGTGTCATTGCTGACGGACTGGGGACCGGGGATTCCGTTGGGCGTGACGACTGGGGTCGGCGCCGTCATCGGTGATGCGTCGGAGGACCCGACTGACTGCAGGGGACGGGCGGGCTGGGGATTGAATCCCTGAACCCCATACTGGGATCCGTAGGCCGGTGCGCCGTATTGGCGGGGGAAATCCCCTGCTGCGCCCTGCCGGGCTGCACTGGCCCGGTTCTGCGCATTGCGCAGTGAAATGTGTACGTACCCTGATGCTACTGACATGTTGCAACCTCAATGTGAATGACCGTCATCACGCTCGAATGCTGGGGGTGTGCCCGGGTCGAGATGGCGCAGTTTTCGCCCGTCGTTGGGCCTGAGTGGTGCCTGAGAAATGGGGGTGGGTAACTCAGGCGTGCATTCGACAACAGCACGGCTTCTCGCCGGCGTGACCGGCGGGAAGGACTGCGACAGGTGCTGCCGTGTGGATGTTCACATTACGGATTATTGCATGTAACAAAGGAGGGTGCGCAAGTAATAATGCTCGCTTTGTCTCACGATGTGGACGGTTAGGGCATAAAAGTGACGCACTTCACAAAAAAGTCCGGCAAATCTCTCTTTTCGAGAAGGGTGCCAGTGCCCTATGCTGAGGCCGATTTTTGGCTCCGTTCCGCCTGTCCGGAACAAAAAAGCACCCACATGCAGGCAACGCCTACAAACGGATGCGAGTCAAGCACGATGAGCGGTGTCCACATACTGGACACCGCTCTTGTGTTCGTTGGAGCTTTCTAGTCGACGACGCCGTACAGGCGGTCTCCGGCATCCCCCAGGCCCGGAACAATGTAGGACTTCTCATCCAGGCGCTCGTCAATCGAGGCAAGCACGATGGTCACATTGGCGTCCGCCAGTTCGCTCTGCAGGATCTCCAGGCCTTCAGGAGCAGCCAGGAGGCAGATGCACGTGATATCAGCCGCGCCGCGCTTGAACAGGAACTTGATGGCTTCACGGAGGGTTCCGCCCGTGGCCAGCATGGGGTCCAGAACGAACACCTGGCGTCCGGTGAGGTCATCCGGAAGCCTTTCCGCGTAGGTGATCGCTTCGAGGGTCTCCTCGTTGCGGGCCATGCCCAGGAATCCGACCTCGGCGGTGGGGACCAGGCGGGTCATGCCTTCGAGCATGCCGAGGCCGGCACGCAGGATCGGAACCACCAGCGGGGTGGGCTTTACCAGTCCGGTGCCAACCGCTTTGGTGACGGGAGTCTCGATCTGGACGGGCTCAACGCGAACGTTGCGGGTGGCTTCATAGGCCAAAAGGGTGACGAGTTCTTCCGTGAGCTGACGAAACACCGGTGAAGGGGTGTTTTTATCGCGGAGAACGGTGAGTTTGTGGGCAACAAGGGGGTGATCCACTACAAGTACGCGCATGCTTCAAAACTACCATTCCGAGGGATGGGTGGACCTGCGCCGGGCTGCCCGCCGGACTGCGGTAAGCGCGGAAGAAACGCAGACCTGCGGGAAGATAGGAGCATGATGCCCCCTACAGCGCAGCATGAGGCGTGGATGGATCTTGCCCTTGCCGAGGCCCGCCGAGCGCTCTCGACCCAAGACGTGCCCATTGGCGCCGTCGTTATTGGTCCCGACGGGACCGTGATTGGCACCGGACGCAATGAGCGTGAGGCCAGCGGGGATCCCACGGCGCATGCTGAAGTGGTGGCCATACGCGAGGCCGCCGCCACCGTGGGTGAATGGCGACTGGAGGGATGCACCTTGGTGGTGACCCTTGAACCCTGCGCCATGTGTGCAGGGGCAATTGTGCTGGCCCGGATTCCCCGCGTGGTCTTCGGGGCCTGGGACGAGAAGGCCGGCGCCTCGGGATCGGTGTTCGACATCCTTCGGGAGCGGCGCCTGAATCACTGGGTGGAGGTGTTCCCGGAGGTTCGTGGGCAAGAGTGCGGCAAGCTGCTGACGGATTTTTTCGGCTCTCGGCGATCGGGCTGACAGGGGACGGTTTTCCTACGTAGGCTTACTAACTCAGAACCCGAAACCCAAGGAGTTCCTCAATGAGTGCAGATCAGGACGGACTGGATACAGTCGTCAAAATCCTCGAACACGCCAAAATTGCGCAGTTGACCACAATGAATGCCGGCGGGCACCTGGTGAGCCGGCCGCTGGAACTGCAGGAGACAGATTCCGACGGGAACCTTTGGTTCTTCACTCAGGATCCGTCCCCCAAGGCCGACGAGATCCGGACGAACCCCAATGTGAACGTCTCGGTCCATGATTCCAAGGGTTACCTCTCCATCAGCGGCACAGCTTCCATCACCAAGGACGAAGGCAAGATCGAGGAGCTGTGGAAGAACTCCGTTTCGGCCTGGTTTGATGAGGGCCGGGACGATCCATCCATTGCGCTGATCAAAGTGGATGCGGACACGGCCGAGTATTGGGCCTCCGATGAACCCCGGGTTGCCAGTATCTTCAAGATCGCCAAGAGCACGGTCACCGGGGATACGCCCGACATCGGCAAGAACGACGTCGTCGACCTCTAGGCGTGCCGCACCAGGACCGCGGTGAGCCGTGGAACCGGCCGTTTTGGGGCACAGCGTTTTAGCCGGTAAGGTTGACGCGTTGGTGACGTGTCCGAGCGGCCGAAGGTGCAACACTCGAAATGTTGTTTGGTGAAAGCCAACGTGGGTTCAAATCCCACCGTCACCGCCAGCTGAAAAAGACCCCGTTTCCCCTGTAAATCAAGGGAAACGGGGTCTTTTGCTTTGCACTGAACGAACGCGCTTCGCTATCCCCCGGGCTGGATGTCCGGGTGGAGCATGGCGGCAGCCGTGGCCCGGTCAGCCTCAGCGCCGGTCGTCAGCGCGTACAGCGCATACCCGAGAGGGGAGGCCTCCCACAGATGCCGGGCCTGGGCGGCCAGGCCCGGGTGCACGTGCCCACCGGCCTGCTCGTACGCGGCGAGGGTCGCCTGCAGCATCTCCTCCCCGCCGGCGCCGTACTGGGCGGCCAGGTCTCGGGCGGGGTCGTCCACGCGGGCCGTCGTCCAGTCCAGAACCCCGGTGATGGTGCCGTGCTCGCCGAACAGGACATGGGCAGGGTAGATCTCCCCGTGGGTCATCACGGTCTTCTGTGGCCAGCAGGTGTCGTCCTCGAGCCAGTTCTGCACCGCCTCGGACAAAGCCGGGGCCACGGTGAACTCCGCACTCACCCGCGCAACGTCGTCCCGCCATGCCTGGCGGACCTGCTCGGGGGATCGAACCTCCACCCCCGCTGCCTCGGCCTCCGCTTCGCCCAGAGAGTGCAGGCAGGCCAGCAGCCGTCCGAGACGGGCGGCGTAGTCCGGGCTGGCCGGATCCATGTGCCAGAGCACTTCCCCGGTCTCGGACAATGTCAGGCCCGGGGCACCGGGCAGAGCAGGGTATGCGATCAGGTCCGTGGTGCGGACCTGCCAATCCGGAACTGCTACCCCTTGGGCCGCGAGAACCGGTGCCACGAGGTCCAGGATGCGGACCTCGGCGGCCATGCCCTCGGACACGTCCGTACGGCGCGGAACCCGCAGCACCCAGCGGCGGCCGGTCTCGTCAGAGGCCATGATGACGCGGTAGTCCAGGCCCGCCTCATTGACGGTCGCACCCTCGGCGGAAACCTGCAGGCCGTTGGACACTGCCAGGGCGATGACGTCATCGGGCGTGTTCATGGAACCATCCTTTCATCCGTCCTCACACAACATCCGAACCAGTCCGATGGCTCCGCCCACCATCAGGTGTAGAAGAACCGCACGGCATGAAAGAAGACCGGCGCCGCAAAGCACAGCGAGTCCAGGCGGTCCATGATGCCGCCGTGACCGGGGATGGTGGAGCCGAAGTCCTTGATGCCGCGGTCGCGCTTGATGGCGGACATTACCAGCCCTCCCGCGAAACCCATCACGCAGGAGATGAACGCCAGGAGCGCGGCCATCAGCGGACTGAACGGTGTGACCCACCAAAGGGCAGCCCCCAGGGCGGTGGCCGAAAGCACTCCCCCGATGAACCCTTCCCATGTCTTGTTGGGACTCACGCTCGGTGCGATCGGGTGCTTCCCGAGCGTCTTGCCCCACACGTACTGCAGCACATCGGAGCCCTGCACCACGATCAGCAGGAACAACAGCAGATGCGCGCCGGTAGCCCCACCAGTTCCAGGCGCCGAGCCTTCGGCCGCATCCCGGCCTGCCTCCATGGCCAACGGAAGCTGCAGGAGCGCCGGGGCGTAACTGATGGCATAGACGCACACCATCAGCGCCCACTGAATGGCTGCGGTTCGCTGCAGGAACCCAGTGGTCTGCCCGGCGAGCGCATTGCGCGCCGGCAGGAAGAGGAAGGCGTACACCGGGATGAACACGCTGAACATGCCATACCAGTGCTCCCAGAGGAACCAGTAGTGCAGCGCGGGAATGATGAACACCAGCCACACGAGCACTTTGTGGTCTCCGCGGCCGGTCGGTGAGATGGTGATGAATTCCCGCAGTGCCAGAAGTGACAGCAGCAGGAACAGCAGGATCGTCACCGTCTCGCCGGCTGCCAGGACGCCGCCTATCAGTGCGACCATCAACCACCAGGCGTTGATGCGCTGCTTCAGGTTCACGATGGTGCCCGTGGTGCCCAAGCGGCGGCCCAGGAGCCACGCCACCACGGTGGCTAAAACCAGAACGACGACGACGCCGCCAAGGAGTTTCAGTGACGTTGAGTCCAACAACCCCAGTTCCCAGCCGGTCACAGGTTGTCCTGCCGGCCCTGATGACGCGGGTCCGGGCCGCCGTCGTCCTGTGTGGATTGCGCGCCTTGATGCTTAGCCAGGCCTTCCACGAGAACCTGCCGGGCGCGGGCCAGGAACGTCTCCCTGTCCTCATCGGGATCCAGGTGGAGGGGCTCGCAGAAGATGACAGTCGAGAGGTGAGGCACCGGGATCACCTCGCCTTTGGGGAGGATCCGTCCGAGGTTGGCCAGCGTCACGGGGACCACAGGCACCTCAGGGTGGAGACGGGCCAGTTTGTAGAGTCCGCCGTGGAACGCGGCGATCGTATCGCCGTCGCCGCGGGTGCCTTCCGGAAAGATGATCAGCGAATCTCCGGCGGCCAGCACCTCAGCCATGCCCTCCACCTGGCCCTTGGGGCTGACCCCCGAGTCCGACGTGCGCTGCCGGCGGCTGCTGGAGCCGTGGCGTTCGACCAAATAGGCATTGAAGATCTGTTCGGCAAAAGCCTTACGCACCCCAGAGCCCCAGTAGTCCTTGGCAGCCACCGGACGGGCGCGTTGCTGAAGCTCTGCCGGCAGTGCGGCCCAAATGGTGAGGAAGTCCAGATGGCTCGAATGGTTCGCGTAATAGATGGCCTGCCCGGGTAGATCCAGTTCAGATCCACCGGCTGCAGTCACCACTCGCGCACCGGCGAAGGCGCTGATAAGCCTCGCGAGGCTGCGCCGGGAGGCTCTGCCAACGTTCATGCTGGCAGGTCCTTACTGTGGGCACGCAGCGCAGCGCTGACACGGCGCAATCGGCGGGCACAGGTGAGCAGGGAGCCTACCGCGATGAGCGCCAGGGTACCGAACAGTGCCCACCCTTCCGGCCAGGGAAGCCATGGTTCGGCGATGGCCACCAGGACGCCGATCATCAGCAACCACATGCGGTGCGGTTTGGCCAAGGGCCCGTCGAAGAAATTTCCCGTGCCGAGGGCTGCTCCTAGGCAGCGGATGTAGGCGGTGAGTACGGCGAGTACCGCCGCAAGGAATCCCAGCGTCATCCCGACATCGACCCGGCCGGCGGTCACCAGCCCGGCGGTGGCGATGCCTGCTGCCGCCAGGAACAGCACATCGGAGATCCGGTCAGGCAGTTCATTGTAGATATCGCCCACCGGTGAGCTCATACCCTTTTCCACGGCCAGCATTCCGTCGAGCATGTTCAACAACAAACGCAGCGGAATGCAGGCAGCAGCCGCGGCCAGAAGCACGGCACGAATCATGGCGTCGCCGGTCTGTGCCGACCAGATCAGCGCAGCGGCACCTACGGCGGCGAACACCACTGAACCGACCGAGATCTGATTGGGGGTGAGGTTCGCCGCTGCAAGAATATCTGCAGATTTTGCCGCCCACCGGCTGCTGCGCTGCGGAATTTCCCGCCTGTCCGTTCCGTGGCTCATCTGTAGTTTCCGTTCATTTGGCCCTTTGCGTAGCTCATAGGCTAGTGCGGGCCGGTCGGCTGAACCGGCATCAACCCGCGGTCAATCCCGTGGTTCAACGTCACCGTTCATTACAGTGTGAGCATGAAAGCTCTGGGTACATCGCCCTTCAGGAACGCCCTGCGGGACCATGGAATCGCCGGAGCCTGGGGCTTCGCAGAAGCGACGTTCTTCTTTGTGGTCCCCGATGTGTGGACATCCTCGGTGGGGCTGCGCCGCCCGAAGCGCGCGCTTGGCACCACGGTCTCGGCCCTCGGCGGCGCAATGGCCGGAGGGGCAGCGACATATTGGTGGGGCCGCAAGGTAGCCGCCAACACCTCGCGTAGGGCGTTAGTGAAAGTTCCGGCGGTCACGGATGTCATGATCAGCGAGGTGGAGCAGGAGATCGCCGAGTCCGGGGCTGCTTCTTTGCTGCGGGGCCCCACCCGCGGAGTCCCCTACAAGCTCTACGCTCGGGCAGCCGGGCTGCAGCGGACCTCGCTCATGGCGTTTCTTGCCTGGAGTGTTCCCGGCCGGATGATCCGCTTCATAGTGGTGACAGCGGCGGTATCCGGCATTGCCGCTGTGGTTCGCAGCAGGTTCCCCGGAATCTCTGAACGGCGCATCACGGCCGTGTTCTGGATCTGCTGGGGTGCGTTCTACGCGGTCTTCATTCCGCTGAAATCCCGCCGTGGGTCGAACTCGACCCAGCAAAGCACCGGCAGCTGAATCTCCCGGCGGGTTTTCCACAGCCCCGACCAGCTCGCTTGTGGCCGGTTTCCGCTTCGCGTTGTATCTGGTCAGACACAGATACCAGCGGAGGAGAACGGGCCTGCCATGAAGTTCAACCTCACGGCGCATAGCACCCCCACAAACGGAACCGCTGCGCAGGCGGGAACGGCTGATGGAACCTTCGTCGTCATGCCCGAGGCCGTCATGGCCATCCTGAATGAGGCGCAGACAACGGCGGCTGAATTCAACCGGCTCTTTGCAGCCGCCGAGGCCAACATCATCAACCTGGCAGATGTTTGCAAGGCCCCTCCCATCACCACTGAACTCAGCACCTACTCCTCCTTCATGCTCAAGCGGACCATTCGTACCGCCGGTGGCCGGATCACCGTTGCGGTGGACGCTGTGGCCAATGCCGTCCTGGCCCTCATCCAGGGCGATGGACAAATGAGCGACACGGCGCGGGAAGCGGCGGCCCTCGCAGCCCAGGACCACGTTGATGAGGCTCCGGGCGCGGCTGGCCGGTCCAGGTACGCGGGCCGCGGTCCGGCGCAGGCTTTCTAATGGATTTCGGCTTAACCGAATTTGAACAGCGGCTCCCGGAAACCGACACGATCCGCGTCCTTTCCGCCGAGACCACGGATCTTGGCGACCGCGCCCGGGAAATCATGGACTCCGTCGCAGGAACCTGGCTCAAGCTCACGGCGCCGGAAACCTACCAAGTGCAGGGAAACGAGAAGGTGTTCACTGCCCTGGACACTTCCCGGGCCAAGATCGAGGCGCTGTCCACCTCCGCCCTTCAAATCGACACTCTGATGAAGGTATATGCGGAGTCCGTTGACTGGCTCAGAGTGCGGATGGAGGGCATCAAGGTTCGAATTTCGGACTTCAACCGTGAATACCCGGAATCGGAAAAGGACGAGTGGGACAACGACAGCGATGCTGTTGCCGCACGCAATACCCTCGCGTCCGACGTTGGGCATCTCCACTCGGACCTGGATAAAGCGCAGCGGGAAGCCGCTGCACGAATCACCCACATCACCGACTCCGACCGGACCTATGGCGAGACCGGTATCCGTCTCGATGCCGAGGCAACTGCCTACGGGTACCGCTACTCCGACTACGCCGGAGCGTTCTCCGGCGGGTACCTGTCAACGGATATGCCCTGGTGGCAGGACACCATCGACTTTGCGGCTGACACCCGTGAAGGCGTGCCGAAGGCTGCGTGGGAATTCGTCACTGACCTGGGCGTGCTCATCGGCTTCCAAGGTTGGGGGAACGCCGGTTCCGCGTGGACGGGCATGTACCGGACCGGCGAGAACATCGTCATCCTGGGAACCGGAATTGCCGCACCTCAGCGCCATCAGCAGGCGTTCGATGAAATGACCCTCCTCGGACAAGACCTGATCCGGATGGACCAGTGGCAGTCCGACCGCCCGGGCCTCGCATTGGGTGGGAACATCTTCGATGTCGGTTCCCTCTTTATCGGAGGGGCCGGTGTTGCCGGTGGCGCCGCCAAAGCCGGGGCCAAGGCAGGGGCAGGCGCGATAGCAGGGGCAGGTATCGGGGCAAAGACGGGGTCAGCGGCCAGGCACCTCGGCCCCAAATTCCTGCCTCTGGAACCTCCGCCTGCGGGTCTTCCCCACGTCCGGAAAATGGTTCCTTCCCTTATTGAAGGCGGCCCTCTCCCCGTTACTCCACAGCCGTTGCCCGAGAACACCGCCACGCGCCGGGAAGGCAAAGGATCCCCCGGAGGCAAGCCGTTTTCCAGCACCTACAGCCCCAACGGCCGGGACCCGGCACGCCAGCCTTCCGTGGGGGATGCTGACGGAGGCAATGGTTCCTTCCAGGATGTATCACCGCGCAGCATCAACGGGGCTCCGGAGCAGCAGTACATCACCGGCATTGACCGGGTGCACGATACCCAGGCCCGTGAGTACATCCTCTTGAAGAACGACGGAACCGAGGTTGCCTTCGATGGACACAGTTGGCGCGGGGACCCTCCGAAGGAGTACTTCACGGAGGTCAAAGGGCACCTCGATTTCCTGGACGCCATCAAGCCCGATCTGCTCGCCATTAGGCTGGAGGAAATGATCCACAAGGAACTGAGGGGGCAAGTCGAAGCCCTCCAACACGCGGCATCCCCGGGGTATGTCCACGAGTGGGTCTTCACGGAAAAAGTTGTCATGGACGCGTTCGAGCGGGTCATGCGCCGGTATCCGCAGTTCCACGGCAAAATCTCCGTCAGGTTTGAGTCCATGCCATGATCTCCACGACAAACCCCAACCAGATAGGTTGACGCCATGAAACAGATCGTTGCAGAGCTCTTCACCCCGGAAGACGGCTCCGTCTTTATCCCCCTCATGTGGGGCGGCCGCAAAGAGTCTCCGGCGGACGTTGCTGCCCGAGCTGCGGCGACCATGTCCGCCCTCGCCGGCGCCGTACCGGAGAATCCCGCCCAGGAGCTTTCGTGGATGCGCATTGCCGATGACGGCCTGGGCTATACCCCGGCACCGAGCACGGCGGCCGATCTCAAGAACCTGGCCGCTGAAGAAACAGACCGCTCCCCCGGGCCCACGACTCTCCAGCTTCTGCTTTTCGCCGGCAATCCGGAAACCGGCTTAATCGCTTCCTTTGGCTTGAGTGCCGGAGCCGAACAGACATACTTGGGCAACAGCTGTACCGTCACGCTCGAGCAGGCATACCCGGTGGGGACCGTGGGTGAGGCCAGAGATCTCTTCAAGGACATCGTCCGTATTTGGCAGCCGGAGTCGGCAATCCTGAGCACCGACCGGACCATCGCGGAGATCGACGGTCTCT
This genomic interval from Arthrobacter citreus contains the following:
- a CDS encoding winged helix-turn-helix domain-containing protein, which encodes MSVASGYVHISLRNAQNRASAARQGAAGDFPRQYGAPAYGSQYGVQGFNPQPARPLQSVGSSDASPMTAPTPVVTPNGIPGPQSVSNDTVARGFVIYVGLDEDTAAANGTSLTKLAQEVRAYIQTLCPGAQSHAAVALAPAEAAGADIDVVRQALGDPTAQRRHRPEAPQVQAQTAPRPSGVLIDLSRREVHLDGDTLNLTFKEFELLNYLVENATRTVGREELLAGLWRNAEEVPNERTIDVHIRRLRSKLGRLANTVRTVRGQGYRFYEHPEVVVWAAPEYSI
- the upp gene encoding uracil phosphoribosyltransferase gives rise to the protein MRVLVVDHPLVAHKLTVLRDKNTPSPVFRQLTEELVTLLAYEATRNVRVEPVQIETPVTKAVGTGLVKPTPLVVPILRAGLGMLEGMTRLVPTAEVGFLGMARNEETLEAITYAERLPDDLTGRQVFVLDPMLATGGTLREAIKFLFKRGAADITCICLLAAPEGLEILQSELADANVTIVLASIDERLDEKSYIVPGLGDAGDRLYGVVD
- the tadA gene encoding tRNA adenosine(34) deaminase TadA, whose product is MMPPTAQHEAWMDLALAEARRALSTQDVPIGAVVIGPDGTVIGTGRNEREASGDPTAHAEVVAIREAAATVGEWRLEGCTLVVTLEPCAMCAGAIVLARIPRVVFGAWDEKAGASGSVFDILRERRLNHWVEVFPEVRGQECGKLLTDFFGSRRSG
- a CDS encoding pyridoxamine 5'-phosphate oxidase family protein, coding for MSADQDGLDTVVKILEHAKIAQLTTMNAGGHLVSRPLELQETDSDGNLWFFTQDPSPKADEIRTNPNVNVSVHDSKGYLSISGTASITKDEGKIEELWKNSVSAWFDEGRDDPSIALIKVDADTAEYWASDEPRVASIFKIAKSTVTGDTPDIGKNDVVDL
- a CDS encoding macrolide 2'-phosphotransferase, producing the protein MNTPDDVIALAVSNGLQVSAEGATVNEAGLDYRVIMASDETGRRWVLRVPRRTDVSEGMAAEVRILDLVAPVLAAQGVAVPDWQVRTTDLIAYPALPGAPGLTLSETGEVLWHMDPASPDYAARLGRLLACLHSLGEAEAEAAGVEVRSPEQVRQAWRDDVARVSAEFTVAPALSEAVQNWLEDDTCWPQKTVMTHGEIYPAHVLFGEHGTITGVLDWTTARVDDPARDLAAQYGAGGEEMLQATLAAYEQAGGHVHPGLAAQARHLWEASPLGYALYALTTGAEADRATAAAMLHPDIQPGG
- a CDS encoding phosphatidate cytidylyltransferase, coding for MTGWELGLLDSTSLKLLGGVVVVLVLATVVAWLLGRRLGTTGTIVNLKQRINAWWLMVALIGGVLAAGETVTILLFLLLSLLALREFITISPTGRGDHKVLVWLVFIIPALHYWFLWEHWYGMFSVFIPVYAFLFLPARNALAGQTTGFLQRTAAIQWALMVCVYAISYAPALLQLPLAMEAGRDAAEGSAPGTGGATGAHLLLFLLIVVQGSDVLQYVWGKTLGKHPIAPSVSPNKTWEGFIGGVLSATALGAALWWVTPFSPLMAALLAFISCVMGFAGGLVMSAIKRDRGIKDFGSTIPGHGGIMDRLDSLCFAAPVFFHAVRFFYT
- a CDS encoding lysophospholipid acyltransferase family protein, which gives rise to MNVGRASRRSLARLISAFAGARVVTAAGGSELDLPGQAIYYANHSSHLDFLTIWAALPAELQQRARPVAAKDYWGSGVRKAFAEQIFNAYLVERHGSSSRRQRTSDSGVSPKGQVEGMAEVLAAGDSLIIFPEGTRGDGDTIAAFHGGLYKLARLHPEVPVVPVTLANLGRILPKGEVIPVPHLSTVIFCEPLHLDPDEDRETFLARARQVLVEGLAKHQGAQSTQDDGGPDPRHQGRQDNL
- a CDS encoding CDP-alcohol phosphatidyltransferase family protein, which encodes MSHGTDRREIPQRSSRWAAKSADILAAANLTPNQISVGSVVFAAVGAAALIWSAQTGDAMIRAVLLAAAAACIPLRLLLNMLDGMLAVEKGMSSPVGDIYNELPDRISDVLFLAAAGIATAGLVTAGRVDVGMTLGFLAAVLAVLTAYIRCLGAALGTGNFFDGPLAKPHRMWLLMIGVLVAIAEPWLPWPEGWALFGTLALIAVGSLLTCARRLRRVSAALRAHSKDLPA
- a CDS encoding DUF6507 family protein, coding for MKFNLTAHSTPTNGTAAQAGTADGTFVVMPEAVMAILNEAQTTAAEFNRLFAAAEANIINLADVCKAPPITTELSTYSSFMLKRTIRTAGGRITVAVDAVANAVLALIQGDGQMSDTAREAAALAAQDHVDEAPGAAGRSRYAGRGPAQAF